In the genome of Sardina pilchardus chromosome 14, fSarPil1.1, whole genome shotgun sequence, one region contains:
- the tmem174 gene encoding transmembrane protein 174, producing the protein MKRFGLKDLWKAMTVAQAAGAIEADPGAGQSSPDSSPGRRRHPDPVDPGLTVTTSLPGSPQGRLDGSVSDQDKTGATLLFSGLFLGLVGMTFTAMGWINYDQSHAFEWTQFLGPVLLSVGGTFVFISVCKFGMLSCLACGRREQDDGGGGGGGGGRGGRGAEDGELSRNQSFVFAGINQPITFHRATVVQYIPPPYASVMQEPGVLGGPGTAHSPPQYCSVCPLERPAQSRSASLVPTAQPPPSRRESRVPTERDEEEEEKNEAYDEDALDCVSPPAYEDLYPSLPSDNHT; encoded by the exons ATGAAACGCTTCGGACTTAAGGACCTGTGGAAAGCCATGACCGTGGCCCAGGCCGCCGGGGCGATCGAAGCAGACCCCGGCGCGGGTCAGTCCAGTCCGGACTCCAGTCCCGGCCGCCGTCGCCACCCGGACCCTGTTGACCCGGGCCTCACCGTGACGACCTCGCTGCCCGGCTCTCCGCAGGGCCGGCTGGACGGCAGCGTGTCGGACCAGGACAAGACGGGAGCCACGCTGCTGTTCTCGGGCCTGTTCCTGGGCCTGGTGGGAATGACCTTCACGGCCATGGGCTGGATCAACTACGACCAGAGCCACGCCTTCGAGTGGACGCAGTTCCTGGGGCCCGTGCTGCTGTCGGTCGGCGGCACCTTCGTCTTCATCAGCGTCTGCAAGTTCGGGATGCTCTCCTGCCTGGCCTGCGGTCGGCGGGAGCAGGACgacggaggaggtggaggaggaggaggaggaagagggggaagaggggccGAGGACGGCGAGCTGTCACGCAACCAATCGTTCGTCTTCGCCGGCATCAACCAGCCAATCACGTTCCACCGCGCCACGGTGGTCCAGTACATCCCGCCCCCCTACGCGTCGGTCATGCAGGAGCCGGGCGTCCTGGGCGGTCCGGGCACTGCCCACAGTCCGCCGCAGTACTGCAGTGTGTGCCCGCTAGAGCGTCCAGCTCAGAGCCGCAGTGCCAGCCTCGTGCCCACCGCCCAGCCACCGCCCAGCCGGCGGGAAAGCAG GGttcccacagagagagatgaggaagaggaggaaaagaatgaGGCTTATGATGAAGATGCGCTGGACTGTGTCTCTCCGCCAGCTTATGAAGATCTCTACCCATCTCTGCCCAGTGACAATCACACCTGA